One Microbacterium marinum genomic window carries:
- a CDS encoding SRPBCC family protein, protein MASIIETIDVDVPVTTAYNQWTQFESFPHFLSYVERIDQIDDTTTRWTVKINGAEREFTAKITEQHPDERVAWNSVDQDHAGVVTFHRLSDTETRVTVQLDWKPEGFVETVGAAFGVDDHAVKKDLKKFKEFIESRGAETGAWRGDVG, encoded by the coding sequence ATGGCAAGCATCATCGAGACCATCGACGTCGACGTGCCCGTGACGACGGCGTACAACCAGTGGACGCAGTTCGAATCGTTCCCGCATTTCCTGAGCTACGTGGAGCGGATCGACCAGATCGACGACACGACGACGCGCTGGACCGTCAAGATCAACGGGGCGGAGCGCGAGTTCACCGCGAAGATCACCGAGCAGCACCCCGACGAGCGCGTCGCGTGGAACAGCGTGGACCAGGATCACGCCGGTGTCGTGACCTTCCATCGCCTGAGCGACACCGAGACGCGGGTCACCGTCCAGCTCGACTGGAAGCCGGAGGGATTCGTCGAGACCGTGGGAGCCGCCTTCGGCGTCGATGACCACGCGGTCAAGAAGGACCTGAAGAAGTTCAAGGAGTTCATCGAATCCCGCGGCGCTGAAACCGGTGCCTGGAGAGGCGACGTGGGCTGA
- a CDS encoding DUF58 domain-containing protein, translating into MTRWPLTLRGTGAVLLGLLSFVLAGAFTIPALLFFGVLLLSAVALGLGSLYLGHRPDHVRRTFSPEVATAGEEVTVRAHVESRTVLPTMSGRWEDALAPGVEGEATGAFPGMRSGLIAGSHSVDLAYRLTARRRGIRSIGPLRVTTTDPFGFARRTQRLDTPVPLTVAPARIDLGALEDLPGDAGGSMQTATDRLGQGADNLIPRPYFPGDSMRRIHWRASAHRGDLMVRQEEQESNPEAVVLFDRSRDRWSAEALRTPGDDPAFEVAVSAVVSAAARFVREGYTVAVLDVDGAELVEPIEAGDLAAVETMTIAFATVTARRDGSLADAAPLFAGATLGPVVVVTGPVRESDAALLAPIVAHTSLPVLVSVGADPEGLRAASATGWRTTPLEPEDELKTLWSQWAPERGTVGVD; encoded by the coding sequence ATGACGAGATGGCCGCTCACGCTGCGCGGAACGGGCGCCGTCCTCCTCGGGCTGCTCTCCTTCGTCCTGGCGGGCGCCTTCACCATCCCCGCCCTTCTCTTCTTCGGCGTCCTGCTGCTGAGCGCGGTCGCCCTGGGCCTCGGCTCCCTCTACCTGGGACACCGCCCCGATCATGTCCGCCGCACGTTCTCGCCCGAAGTCGCCACGGCTGGTGAAGAGGTGACGGTGCGCGCCCATGTGGAATCCCGGACCGTCCTGCCGACGATGAGCGGCAGGTGGGAGGACGCACTGGCCCCCGGCGTCGAGGGCGAGGCGACCGGCGCGTTCCCGGGGATGCGGTCGGGGCTGATCGCCGGCAGCCACAGCGTCGACCTCGCCTACCGGCTGACGGCACGTCGGCGCGGCATCCGCTCGATCGGGCCACTGCGGGTCACCACGACCGACCCGTTCGGCTTCGCGCGGCGCACCCAGCGGCTGGACACGCCGGTGCCCCTGACGGTGGCACCCGCCCGGATCGATCTCGGCGCGCTCGAAGACCTCCCCGGCGACGCCGGCGGCAGCATGCAGACAGCCACCGATCGGCTCGGGCAGGGAGCCGACAACCTCATCCCGCGGCCGTACTTCCCGGGCGACTCGATGCGACGCATCCACTGGCGGGCGAGCGCGCATCGCGGCGACCTGATGGTGCGGCAGGAGGAGCAGGAGTCGAACCCCGAGGCGGTCGTGCTCTTCGACCGGTCCCGCGATCGCTGGTCTGCGGAGGCGCTGCGCACCCCCGGCGACGACCCCGCGTTCGAGGTCGCCGTCTCCGCGGTCGTCTCGGCCGCGGCGCGCTTCGTCCGCGAGGGGTACACGGTCGCCGTGCTGGATGTCGACGGTGCGGAGCTGGTCGAGCCGATCGAGGCGGGCGACCTCGCCGCCGTGGAGACGATGACGATCGCGTTCGCCACGGTCACGGCGCGCCGTGACGGCTCGCTCGCCGATGCGGCACCGCTGTTCGCCGGGGCGACGCTGGGCCCGGTCGTGGTCGTGACCGGACCCGTGCGCGAATCGGATGCCGCACTGCTGGCGCCCATCGTCGCGCACACCTCCCTGCCGGTCCTCGTCTCCGTCGGCGCCGATCCGGAGGGGCTCCGCGCGGCTTCCGCGACGGGATGGCGGACGACCCCACTCGAGCCCGAGGACGAGCTGAAGACCCTCTGGAGCCAGTGGGCACCCGAACGAGGGACCGTCGGTGTCGACTGA
- a CDS encoding isocitrate lyase/PEP mutase family protein, whose product MTENNTTDRARRLRELHAASEILRVVNVWDVISAKAVLALPETKAIATAGHSIAASFGYDDGTIPLELTLDVVGRIVSAAGEVPVSADLDDGYADPADTVRRAVGVGIVGANIEDRLRPFDESVSRVSAAVRAAEAEGVPFALNARTDAFVRGGDRPAADSLADAIARGRAYLDAGADVVFVPGVLDAETTAALVEGIGRVSVIGLPGALTAGEYEKLGVARISYGPLTQRVALTAFQDVAKSLYADGAIPESTRALN is encoded by the coding sequence ATGACCGAGAACAACACCACGGACCGTGCCCGCCGACTGCGCGAGCTCCACGCCGCCTCCGAGATCCTCCGGGTGGTGAACGTCTGGGACGTGATCTCCGCGAAGGCCGTGCTGGCGCTTCCCGAGACGAAGGCGATCGCCACGGCCGGGCACTCCATCGCGGCATCCTTCGGATACGACGACGGCACCATCCCGCTCGAGCTCACCCTCGACGTCGTCGGACGGATCGTGTCCGCCGCCGGCGAGGTCCCCGTCAGCGCCGACCTCGATGACGGATACGCCGACCCCGCCGACACCGTGCGGCGAGCGGTCGGTGTCGGCATCGTCGGCGCGAACATCGAGGACCGGCTCCGGCCCTTCGACGAGTCCGTCTCCCGGGTGTCGGCGGCCGTGCGGGCGGCGGAGGCCGAGGGAGTGCCGTTCGCGCTGAACGCCCGCACCGACGCGTTCGTGCGCGGCGGCGACCGCCCCGCCGCCGATTCCCTCGCCGACGCGATCGCCCGTGGCCGGGCCTACCTCGACGCCGGCGCCGACGTCGTCTTCGTCCCCGGTGTCCTCGACGCCGAGACGACGGCCGCCCTTGTGGAGGGGATCGGCCGCGTCAGCGTGATCGGCTTGCCCGGTGCGCTGACCGCCGGCGAGTACGAGAAGCTCGGCGTCGCCCGCATCTCGTACGGACCGCTGACCCAGCGGGTCGCGCTGACGGCGTTCCAGGACGTGGCGAAGAGCCTCTACGCCGACGGGGCGATCCCCGAGTCCACGCGCGCCCTCAACTGA
- a CDS encoding transglutaminaseTgpA domain-containing protein, with the protein MSTDGTPSRSRRGDAGTTIALLVALVAALLPLLTVIAPGTWTLLCIAGPAALLLAGYLARRWGVPAVAVTLIEVALWILGTTAVFFSDVAWLVVLPTLETIERVPLLLEEAVAAITVGVAPLEATPAVTFLVVGSVGLLVIALDHVVLTARMPLLATVAFMAVWLIPSLAIRSEVDVWAFVLLAAAMLWVIRSDTRSRVRSASAPSPVSGVGVVSAVIATVAIVVAVVAAPTLPQSAATGGVVSGTTIDASLNLGDDLRRPSEVPVVRTWGDTPTPPYLRVATLTRLDGDSWRPDRGRSVTLDEWDGAAPETAEDIRVVEYRTQVEVLDLASATLPVPYPATAIEGVDGAEWVVTPDNRTVRSTGVAAQGQQYEVATTVPRPSLEQARESQATSGGARFASALELPLGMPENIARLAEEVTVDADNDYDRLLALQSWFRGTSFDYSLDAPVEEGFDGSGADAIGDFLEVRSGYCVHFASAFALMARTLDMPSRVVVGFLPGAPTGETADDERVYEATTAQLHAWPEVRFEGIGWVAFEPTKSLGSAQRFIAEDIDPSAPEPSASPAPSASASPSATAGPRADERDPESGSVAGGIDPSKLLPTLGLILGIAALIAAPALARRLRAASRVARVQGGSAGTAWRMVQDSALDLGIEVPAAESPRAFAARLTTEHGADPTALGRLTAAVERASYAAPDERGRPAGESLVADAASVHRSLRDAVSPGRRLAATVLPRSLIVRPGSTFAAATAANA; encoded by the coding sequence GTGTCGACTGACGGGACCCCGTCCCGGAGCAGGCGCGGCGACGCCGGGACGACGATCGCGCTCCTCGTCGCGCTCGTCGCAGCTCTCCTCCCCCTGCTGACCGTGATCGCACCGGGCACGTGGACGCTGCTGTGCATCGCGGGGCCCGCTGCGCTCCTGCTCGCGGGATACCTGGCGCGGAGATGGGGTGTCCCGGCCGTCGCGGTGACGCTCATCGAGGTCGCCCTGTGGATCCTCGGCACGACGGCGGTGTTCTTCAGCGACGTCGCTTGGTTGGTCGTCCTCCCCACCCTCGAAACCATCGAGCGCGTCCCCCTCCTCCTCGAAGAGGCCGTCGCCGCCATCACCGTCGGAGTCGCGCCGCTGGAGGCGACCCCCGCCGTGACCTTCCTGGTCGTCGGGTCGGTCGGCCTCCTCGTCATCGCCCTCGATCACGTGGTCCTCACTGCCCGGATGCCGCTCCTGGCGACGGTCGCCTTCATGGCGGTGTGGCTCATCCCCTCGCTCGCGATCCGATCGGAGGTGGACGTCTGGGCGTTCGTCCTGCTCGCCGCGGCGATGCTCTGGGTGATCCGCTCCGACACGAGATCGCGCGTCCGCTCGGCATCCGCTCCCTCCCCTGTATCGGGGGTGGGTGTGGTGTCGGCAGTGATCGCGACGGTGGCGATCGTCGTGGCGGTGGTCGCCGCACCCACGCTTCCGCAGTCCGCCGCGACCGGCGGCGTGGTCTCGGGCACCACGATCGATGCGTCGCTGAACCTCGGCGACGATCTCCGCCGGCCCTCCGAGGTCCCGGTCGTACGGACGTGGGGCGACACCCCGACACCCCCCTATCTGCGGGTCGCGACGCTGACGAGACTCGACGGCGATTCGTGGCGACCCGACCGCGGCCGGTCGGTCACCCTCGACGAGTGGGACGGAGCGGCGCCCGAGACGGCGGAGGACATCCGCGTCGTCGAGTACCGCACCCAGGTGGAGGTGCTCGACCTGGCGTCGGCGACCCTTCCGGTCCCCTACCCCGCGACCGCCATCGAGGGTGTCGACGGCGCGGAGTGGGTGGTCACACCCGACAACCGCACCGTGAGGTCGACCGGCGTCGCCGCACAGGGCCAGCAGTACGAGGTGGCCACCACGGTCCCGCGCCCGAGCCTCGAGCAGGCGCGGGAGTCGCAGGCGACATCGGGAGGCGCCCGTTTCGCGAGCGCCCTCGAGCTGCCGCTGGGGATGCCGGAGAACATCGCCCGGCTCGCGGAGGAAGTCACCGTCGACGCCGACAACGACTACGACCGGCTTCTCGCCCTGCAGAGCTGGTTCCGCGGGACGTCGTTCGACTACTCGCTGGACGCACCCGTCGAGGAGGGCTTCGACGGTTCGGGAGCCGATGCGATCGGAGACTTCCTCGAGGTGCGCTCCGGCTACTGCGTGCACTTCGCCTCAGCCTTCGCGCTCATGGCACGGACCCTCGACATGCCCTCGCGCGTCGTCGTCGGCTTCCTCCCCGGCGCACCCACCGGCGAGACCGCGGACGACGAACGGGTGTACGAGGCGACGACCGCCCAGCTCCACGCCTGGCCCGAAGTGCGCTTCGAGGGCATCGGATGGGTCGCCTTCGAGCCGACCAAGAGCCTCGGCAGCGCCCAGCGTTTCATCGCTGAGGACATCGACCCCTCCGCGCCCGAGCCGTCCGCGTCACCCGCACCCAGCGCGTCGGCCAGCCCGTCGGCGACCGCGGGACCCCGCGCGGACGAGCGGGACCCGGAATCGGGATCCGTGGCCGGCGGGATCGACCCGTCGAAGCTCCTCCCGACGCTGGGGCTGATCCTCGGGATCGCCGCCCTCATCGCCGCCCCCGCCCTCGCGCGACGCCTCCGCGCGGCATCCCGGGTGGCACGCGTTCAGGGCGGAAGCGCGGGCACCGCGTGGCGGATGGTGCAGGACTCCGCGCTCGACCTCGGCATCGAGGTTCCCGCAGCCGAGTCGCCCCGCGCCTTCGCGGCACGGCTCACCACCGAGCACGGCGCCGATCCCACCGCACTGGGCCGCCTGACCGCCGCGGTCGAGCGGGCGAGCTACGCGGCCCCGGATGAGCGAGGGCGCCCCGCGGGCGAGTCCCTGGTGGCGGATGCCGCGAGCGTCCACCGCTCGCTGCGGGACGCGGTGTCCCCCGGGCGCCGCCTGGCCGCGACCGTCCTCCCCCGCTCCCTGATCGTGCGACCCGGCTCCACGTTCGCGGCGGCGACCGCCGCGAACGCCTGA